The following proteins are co-located in the Bacteroidales bacterium genome:
- a CDS encoding phosphoglycerate kinase, translating to MEEKIKFKLLQDADLKGKIVLVRVDHNVVKKGFIHDPYRIDATLGTLFYIIAKGGKLILMTHVGRPKDKKTGDIKIDDGSSVQPIVNYLQNKLHIKLGVPEFHLRGTKGYSGIETSINHMIRDLREDKIDGIYLPNTRWFSGEEAKGEDGDRFAYQLAGLADIFVNDAFGSWQAHASTVSVTKYLPSYAGFLMQKELQNLDRIYQPERPFVSVVAGAKFDTKIDSLNALLKVSDSLVLGGVIYNAYLCAKYGIEIKGIEAEDMEHAKAFVDFAKQYPGKLIELPFIVESDTMEGRIEGQFRTVDIRKLKPGSKLNYVLDVAKESFQEKNVLDVFHNARTVFVNAVMGYTPHFNEGTIALDELIDDNLEAVKLYGGGDTMQELKRLLPGLYIVALDDPKYYIFTGGGAVLKAIQEGTYYGLEPVKALCK from the coding sequence ATGGAAGAAAAAATAAAATTCAAATTATTACAGGATGCCGATTTGAAGGGCAAAATCGTACTCGTAAGAGTTGACCACAACGTAGTAAAAAAAGGTTTCATCCACGACCCCTATCGTATTGATGCTACTCTGGGAACATTGTTTTATATTATTGCCAAAGGTGGTAAACTGATTTTAATGACACATGTCGGCCGTCCGAAAGATAAAAAAACCGGTGATATTAAAATTGATGATGGCTCATCGGTTCAACCTATTGTAAATTATTTGCAAAACAAACTTCATATAAAGCTTGGTGTTCCTGAGTTTCATTTAAGAGGCACCAAAGGATATTCCGGAATAGAAACTTCCATTAATCATATGATTCGCGATTTGAGAGAAGATAAAATCGATGGAATATATTTGCCGAATACCCGCTGGTTTAGCGGTGAAGAAGCCAAAGGTGAAGATGGCGACCGCTTTGCATACCAGCTTGCCGGGCTTGCCGATATTTTTGTGAACGATGCTTTCGGTTCGTGGCAGGCACATGCATCAACGGTTTCGGTAACAAAATATTTGCCATCGTATGCCGGATTTCTAATGCAGAAAGAATTACAGAACCTCGACAGAATCTATCAACCCGAGCGTCCTTTTGTTTCTGTTGTGGCAGGAGCGAAGTTCGATACAAAAATAGATTCGTTGAATGCATTGCTGAAAGTATCGGATTCGTTGGTGCTTGGCGGCGTTATTTACAATGCATACCTCTGCGCAAAATACGGAATTGAAATAAAGGGCATTGAAGCCGAAGATATGGAACATGCAAAAGCTTTTGTTGATTTTGCAAAACAATATCCCGGAAAATTAATCGAGCTTCCTTTCATTGTTGAATCGGATACTATGGAAGGCCGTATCGAAGGGCAATTCAGGACAGTTGATATTCGTAAGTTAAAACCGGGAAGCAAATTGAATTATGTTCTTGATGTTGCAAAAGAATCGTTCCAGGAAAAAAATGTTCTTGATGTTTTTCATAATGCAAGAACAGTTTTTGTAAATGCAGTAATGGGTTACACGCCACATTTCAATGAAGGCACTATTGCGCTTGATGAACTGATCGACGATAATCTTGAAGCCGTTAAACTTTATGGCGGTGGCGATACGATGCAGGAATTAAAACGACTGTTGCCCGGTTTATACATTGTTGCTCTCGACGATCCTAAATATTATATTTTCACTGGCGGCGGCGCTGTACTGAAAGCAATACAGGAAGGAACATACTATGGTTTGGAACCGGTAAAGGCACTTTGTAAATAA
- a CDS encoding SH3 domain-containing protein, with product MKKYLNVFTTALIVISIVLASCSHKKSEEERQKQINDSLAKAQAVADSIKKVEAYFPKSLAIQGSNVNMRIAPKLDAVRIKQLKTGDSCEVLEKGEKQTIDDKTDYWYKINFKGKEGWIFGAYTSIKLAPQPAEKPKTENKDNKK from the coding sequence ATGAAAAAATATTTGAATGTTTTTACAACTGCATTAATTGTAATTTCAATTGTGCTTGCTTCATGTTCACATAAGAAAAGTGAAGAAGAACGTCAGAAACAAATTAATGATTCGCTTGCAAAAGCACAAGCTGTTGCCGATTCGATAAAGAAAGTAGAAGCATATTTTCCTAAATCATTAGCTATACAAGGCTCTAACGTAAACATGCGCATAGCGCCAAAACTAGATGCGGTAAGAATTAAACAGCTTAAAACAGGCGATAGTTGCGAAGTGCTTGAAAAAGGCGAGAAACAAACCATTGATGATAAAACCGATTACTGGTATAAAATAAATTTCAAAGGTAAAGAAGGTTGGATTTTCGGAGCTTACACTTCAATAAAACTTGCACCGCAGCCTGCTGAAAAACCAAAGACAGAAAACAAGGACAATAAAAAATAA
- a CDS encoding GxxExxY protein yields the protein MTENELSNIVIGLAIEVHTALGPGLLESAYKECLYYKINKAGLFVEKEKPMPLIFEEVKLDCGYRIDLAIERKLVIEIKSVEALNDIHLAQTLTYLKLGNYKLGLLINFNVLRLKEGIKRVVNNL from the coding sequence ATGACCGAAAATGAATTATCAAATATAGTTATTGGATTAGCGATAGAGGTTCACACTGCACTTGGACCAGGACTATTGGAAAGCGCTTATAAAGAGTGTTTATATTATAAAATAAATAAAGCAGGGCTATTTGTTGAAAAAGAAAAACCAATGCCATTAATTTTTGAAGAAGTAAAATTAGATTGTGGTTATAGGATTGATTTAGCCATTGAAAGAAAATTAGTTATTGAAATAAAAAGTGTTGAAGCGTTAAATGATATTCACCTCGCCCAAACATTAACTTATCTGAAACTGGGAAATTATAAATTAGGACTTTTAATAAACTTCAATGTTTTAAGATTAAAAGAAGGTATAAAACGAGTAGTTAATAATTTATAA